A single Lolium perenne isolate Kyuss_39 chromosome 6, Kyuss_2.0, whole genome shotgun sequence DNA region contains:
- the LOC139832505 gene encoding uncharacterized protein has protein sequence MTLTQRDVENPHRYSLALRPRPYRLGLPAASTGRFGCSSKSGRGVWSELSEPVVSRLSRSVVSIASFIGDTMLLERTGICIQTSSGEGNATTTSFLTSASLGPRTAEGKIGDNVTIKVRLPDGQIVDGRIELERLFIDYAVVNIEHVAGLHAANLDHHDTQFTPYRKVVAVWRRFTSGLLMATSGVQLGSPAVEPYKIMFSTCQINTAGIGGPLLDFDGNFLGMNSYRSQRKKTPFLQRVLILESLGSAGIVSMGTKQRMDDDTTCTPGNNSSSSSSSRAVLLPRVINSYDDVFPDDTWGALRNGVASRISRSVVSLASFDGNAAFFACTGFVIDCNACSAKIVTSASLVRVSGDVKKIKTDLRIEVCLRNRFRVIGILKSYDLTLNVACIEIMGYWNLLALRVSPHAYGGHDIDVIALGCIFDGFKIMATSGKLLRDHKSKLNCPDLSVSTCKITRAGVGGPLMDTSGNLLGMNFYHHQETPFIPQGYLFPVTDSSGDVSGIGEYTWPLPKPSLYRRTPPRELTPKRVRSFNFDFIILKRVKKPEKK, from the coding sequence ATGACGCTCACGCAGAGAGATGTCGAAAATCCGCATCGTTACAGCCTAGCGCTTAGGCCAAGACCTTACCGCCTAGGATTGCCTGCTGCCTCCACCGGAAGATTTGGCTGTTCGAGCAAATCCGGCCGTGGTGTCTGGAGCGAGCTGAGCGAGCCGGTCGTTTCAAGATTGTCTCGGAGCGTCGTCTCGATCGCCTCCTTCATCGGAGACACCATGCTGCTCGAACGCAcaggcatatgcatccaaacttcATCAGGCGAGGGTAATGCTACTACTACAAGTTTCCTGACATCTGCAAGCTTAGGTCCACGCACCGCCGAAGGAAAGATCGGTGACAATGTAACGATCAAAGTACGCCTTCCAGATGGCCAAATTGTCGATGGGCGGATAGAGCTCGAGCGTCTATTCATTGATTATGCCGTTGTTAACATTGAGCATGTGGCTGGTCTTCATGCCGCAAATCTCGATCATCATGACACACAGTTTACGCCTTACAGGAAAGTGGTAGCCGTGTGGCGCCGTTTCACTTCAGGCTTGTTAATGGCCACAAGCGGGGTGCAGCTTGGCTCTCCGGCCGTCGAGCCCTACAAGATTATGTTTAGCACGTGCCAGATCAACACGGCTGGAATCGGAGGACCGCTTCTTGATTTCGACGGCAACTTCCTTGGAATGAACAGCTACCGCAGCCAACGGAAAAAGACCCCTTTCCTGCAGAGGGTTTTGATTCTTGAATCCCTGGGCAGTGCTGGGATTGTCAGCATGGGAACAAAGCAAAGGATGGACGATGATACTACTTGCACACCCGGCAAcaactcatcatcatcatcatcatcaagagCAGTATTATTGCCACGTGTGATCAATTCCTATGACGATGTATTTCCTGATGATACATGGGGTGCGCTCCGTAATGGCGTCGCTTCACGGATCTCCCGAAGTGTTGTCTCGCTAGCTTCATTCGATGGAAATGCGGCGTTTTTTGCTTGCACAGGGTTTGTTATAGACTGCAACGCATGCTCCGCAAAAATCGTCACTTCGGCGAGTCTGGTCAGAGTTTCTGGTGATGTTAAGAAGATCAAGACAGACCTGAGGATTGAAGTGTGCCTTAGGAATCGATTTCGGgtcatagggatattgaaaagctACGATTTAACGCTCAATGTAGCTTGCATTGAGATCATGGGGTACTGGAATCTTCTTGCATTGCGAGTCAGCCCACATGCCTATGGTGGTCATGACATAGATGTAATAGCACTGGGTTGCATCTTTGATGGATTCAAGATAATGGCCACCAGTGGGAAATTGCTGAGAGACCACAAAAGCAAGCTCAATTGTCCAGACCTTTCTGTCTCCACTTGTAAAATCACCAGGGCTGGAGTTGGAGGCCCTCTTATGGATACTTCGGGGAATCTTCTTGGAATGAACTTTTATCATCACCAAGAAACTCCCTTCATTCCACAAGGATATTTGTTCCCCGTGACTGACTCTAGTGGAGATGTGTCGGGCATAGGAGAATACACATGGCCTTTGCCCAAGCCATCTCTATATCGCCGGACGCCACCTAGGGAGTTGACACCCAAACGTGTTAGGTCGTTCAACTTTGACTTCATCATACTGAAGCGAGTCAAGAAGCCAGAGAAAAAATAA